Proteins encoded together in one Lathyrus oleraceus cultivar Zhongwan6 chromosome 5, CAAS_Psat_ZW6_1.0, whole genome shotgun sequence window:
- the LOC127080472 gene encoding LOW QUALITY PROTEIN: uncharacterized protein LOC127080472 (The sequence of the model RefSeq protein was modified relative to this genomic sequence to represent the inferred CDS: inserted 1 base in 1 codon; substituted 1 base at 1 genomic stop codon), with translation MEIIDERKVKETRGEIVADDDDNDRKISQDSIFPKLEHLRIEQCHGLKCIFPFLSIQVLPALESFSISDCEKLQYIFGHDSINNFLKCDVTKPGKQLEPLKCSTFKIPLVYEDQQQFKQELSGNIDHFFGLKSLKLYDCKVENIYFLNEELHEQQMNLCLECIALQDMPSKSTSLLENSFSLNHLTVIKILQCEKLENVFSTSILRCLPQLVALKIVECKELKHIIEDDLENDKSINFESTNTYFPKLEILIVGNCNKLKCVFPTSICKELPRLKVLMIREVYELQDIFKTEGDDQKLEIPNLEVIAFINLPNLSDAQXVXLEAVNYRFLHSCHNFSLTSASKSDDIDDIDDIIGFVQSIGTHYINISQDIINLCLKVDILICDYDYELYYEYELVSLVMAQFSSKFHYECYIELKIQLGPLISDFTCNGKPLISSKVTQESAVGVEAEAASESGSILTSSQPQGVEISTEDGITSTNVKTLTSSTHSKSNSSSSPHLELVSSSFDPSSQKDGDCQIATTETNDEVSLKAAASMKESSNIEEQFPKEDKIIVFESKPSSSITSPIASQFPSRSFKGDLFEIVEDLSSPFLVTRELEQLVSMKHLDYGNLSVLTDFLVKHPSVLLNNTSLSNRYKGYAYNYLAELLKFLQTHSMW, from the exons ATGGAAATAATAGATGAAAGAAAAGTGAAGGAAACGAGAGGAGAAATAGttgctgatgatgatgataatgatcGCAAGATAAGTCAAGATTCAATATTTCCAAAACTGGAACATCTTCGTATTGAACAGTGTCATGGATTAAAATGTATATTCCCGTTTCTCTCTATTCAGGTTCTTCCGGCACTGGAATCTTTCTCAATATCTGATTGTGAGAAGCTGCAATACATATTTGGCCATGATTCAATAAATAATTTTCTAAAATGTGATGTTACCAAGCCAGGAAAACAATTAGAACCTTTGAAATGCAGTACCTTTAAAATCCCATTGGTTTATGAAGATCAACAGCAG TTTAAGCAAGAATTGAGTGGGAACATCGATCATTTTTTTGGTTTGAAAAGTCTCAAGCTATATGATTGCAAAGTAGAAAATATATATTTTCTCAATGAAGAATTACATGAACAACAAATGAACTTATGTTTGGAGTGCATTGCGTTGCAGGATATGCCTTCGAAGAGTACGAGCCTTTTGGAGAATTCATTTTCCCTCAATCACCTTACAGTGATAAAAATCTTGCAATGCGAAAAATTGGAAAATGTGTTTTCCACATCTATATTAAGATGCCTACCACAATTGGTTGCTCTAAAAATAGTAGAATGCAAAGAGTTGAAGCATATTATTGAAGATGATTTGGAGAATGACAAATCCATAAATTTTGAGTCTACAAACACATACTTTCCAAAGCTAGAAATACTTATTGTAGGAAACTGCAACAAACTCAAATGTGTCTTTCCGACCTCCATATGTAAAGAGCTTCCAAGGCTAAAAGTTCTGATGATAAGAGAAGTATATGAGCTGCAAGATATATTCAAAACTGAAGGTGATGATCAGAAACTCGAGATTCCAAATCTGGAAGTTATAGCATTTATCAATCTGCCAAACCTCTCCGATGCTCAATAAG CTCTTGAGGCCGTAAATTATCGTTTTCTACATAGTTGTCATAATTTCTCTCTGACTTCAGCATCAAAATCGGATGACATAGATGACATTGATGACATTATTGGTTTTGTTCAAAGCATAGGTACACACTATATCAATATTTCTCAAGACATTATTAATTTGTGC TTGAAAGTAGACATTTTGATTTGTGATTATGATTATGAGTTATATTATGAATATGAGTTGGTTTCCCTTGTAATGGCCCAATTCTCTTCCAAATTCC ATTATGAATGCTATATAGAATTGAAGATTCAATTGGGACCATTAATAAGCGATTTCACCTGCAATGGAAAACCATTAATAAGTTCAAAAGTCACTCAAGAATCTGCCGTTGGGGTTGAAGCTGAAGCAGCATCAGAATCAGGAAGTATATTGACTTCGTCACAGCCACAG GGTGTCGAGATAAGTACCGAAGATGGAATTACATCAACTAATGTTAAGACTTTAACATCCTCAACCCATTCAAAATCAAACAGTTCATCATCACCTCATTTAGAATTAGTCAGTTCATCATTTGATCCATCTTCACAG AAAGATGGTGATTGCCAAATAGCCACGACGGAGACCAATGATGAAG TTTCTCTAAAAGCTGCCGCTTCCATGAAAGAAAGCTCAAACATTGAGGAACAGTTTCCTAAGGAAGATAAAATAATAGTTTTCGAATCTAAACCCTCTTCTAGTATCACATCTCCAATAGCATCTCAGTTTCCTTCAAGGTCTTTCAAAG GGGACCTTTTTGAAATAGTAGAAGATTTAAGTTCTCCTTTTCTTGTCACAAGGGAGCTCGAACAACTAGTCTCCATGAAGCATTTGGATTATGGGAACTTGTCTGTATTAACTGATTTTCTTGTTAAGCATCCTTCTGTTCTTTTAAACAACACTTCACTTAGTAACAGATACAAGGGTTATGCCTACAACTATCTAGCCGAGCTATTGAAATTCCTCCAAACCCATAGTATGTGGTAA